The Quercus robur chromosome 7, dhQueRobu3.1, whole genome shotgun sequence genome has a segment encoding these proteins:
- the LOC126692926 gene encoding myb family transcription factor PHL5-like, which translates to MNTHKIDCREQVNQSNGVINDCSSEFGNQSSEFLEYKPPWHMGTCFQPLNMEGGSQAQYIGPAKPSTTIMSRFESPASAFYATERCMGFPQYEGEVGNPSMNSQFSRSHDSQLPAYQSVGEDYYLRNTLQAIVKSQFSSNQYSGSFDNSYKISCSNSPACKLLPHEQNKLLGDDTNYGRRHLLIPFKGNQEIQDHMANCNSYNSPLGRLNFSSQQEKHSPRESVSVTSGNSASTGAVLSSKTRIRWTQDLHEKFVECVNRLGGAEKATPKAILKLMETDGLTIFHVKSHLQKYRIAKYMPDSTEGKSEKRNILNNPPLFDAKTGLQFREALQLQLEVQRRLHEQLEIQRNLQLKIEEQGKQLKMMFDQQQKTNCSILKNHNLDTTFSADPSISLNDIRASIAESSGNSHFPSKIS; encoded by the exons ATGAACACTCATAAGATAGATTGCAGAGAACAAGTTAATCAGAGCAATGGAGTGATCAATGATTGTAGTTCTGAATTTGGTAATCAATCTTCCGAGTTTCTTGAATACAAACCGCCTTGGCACATGGGAACTTGTTTTCAGCCACTGAACATGGAGGGAGGATCACAAGCGCAATATATTGGGCCTGCTAAGCCATCAACCACCATTATGAGTCGCTTTGAATCACCAGCTTCTGCTTTTTATGCAACCGAACGCTGCATGGGATTTCCACAGTATGAGGGTGAAGTTGGTAATCCCTCTATGAACTCCCAGTTTTCCAGGTCTCATGATTCACAGCTCCCTGCATATCAATCTGTTGGGGAGGACTATTATTTGAGAAACACCTTGCAGGCAATAGTGAAATCTCAATTCTCTAGCAATCAATACAGTGGATCATTTGATAATTCCTATAAAATTTCATGTAGCAATTCACCAGCATGTAAACTTCTTCCACATGAACAAAATAAGTTGCTGGGTGATGATACTAATTATGGCAGGAGGCatcttttgattccttttaAAGGCAATCAGGAAATTCAGGACCATATG GCTAATTGTAATTCATATAATTCCCCACTTGGGCGGCTGAATTTCTCCTCTCAGCAAGAGAAGCACTCTCCAAGAGAAAGTGTATCTGTTACTTCTGGCAATTCTGCTTCAACCGGGGCAGTTCTCTCAAGTAAAACACGAATAAGGTGGACTCAAGATCTTCACGAGAAGTTTGTTGAGTGTGTTAATCGCCTTGGGGGTGCTGAGA AGGCAACACCCAAAGCAATACTGAAGCTGATGGAAACAGATGGTTTGACCATTTTTCATGTGAAAAGTCATCTGCAG AAATACCGAATTGCAAAATACATGCCAGACTCAACAGAAG GAAAATCGGAGAAAAGAAACATTTTGAACAACCCACCCCTGTTTGATGCGAAAAC TGGCTTGCAGTTCAGAGAGGCACTGCAACTGCAGTTAGAAGTCCAGAGGCGTCTTCATGAACAATTGGAG ATTCAGCGAAATTTGCAGCTAAAAATTGAGGAACAAGGGAAGCAGCTGAAAATGATGTTTGACCAGCAACAGAAAACAAATTGTAGCATCCTCAAAAATCACAACTTGGATACTACTTTCTCTGCTGATCCATCAATTAGTCTCAATGACATTCGGGCTTCAATTGCTGAAAGTTCTGGAAATTCCCACTTCCCATCCAAGATAAGTTAG